A window of the Engraulis encrasicolus isolate BLACKSEA-1 unplaced genomic scaffold, IST_EnEncr_1.0 scaffold_159_np1212, whole genome shotgun sequence genome harbors these coding sequences:
- the LOC134442431 gene encoding macrophage mannose receptor 1-like: protein MVVHFHVVLELKNWAEAHQYCREEFTELATIDNMDEMEEINRMIQDVQAGERIWIGLRQGRWQWSLADEGSSGENEAEFWNWDYHEPQGRAETNSAQPYVLVSPGKNWTEAQRYCREKHTDLASVRNQTENDKIHSDILSGLVANSYPWIGLFRDAWVWSDSSSSSFRYWARGEPNFGDSQNQYCARIKTSGLWNDEDCDSDANFICYEDKLVLVRENKTWMEAMQYCRQHHVDLVSVTSEKIQRWVEGWAKGASSPHVWLGLRYHRSFGFWFWVSGYSVCYDNFASDVDRMPGWDIAVAAVRKDGGQWVSFQETKQLNFICTDDEEFL from the exons ATGGTCGTCCAT TTCCATGTGGTGCTAGAGCTGAAGAACTGGGCAGAAGCTCACCAGTACTGCAGAGAGGAGTTCACTGAACTGGCCACCATAGACAACATGGACGAGATGGAGGAGATCAATAGAATGATCCAAGATGTTCAGGCGGGGGAGAGGATTTGGATTGGGCTTAGGCAGGGAAGATGGCAGTGGTCTCTGGCTGATGAGGGATCCAGTGGAGAGAATGAGGCTGAGTTCTGGAACTGGGATTATCACGAGCCACAAGGCAGAGCAG AGACAAACTCCGCACAGCCCTATGTGCTTGTTTCCCCTGGAAAGAACTGGACAGAAGCTCAGAGATactgcagagagaaacacacagacctgGCCAGCGTGAGGAACCAGACAGAGAACGACAAGATCCACTCAGACATACTTAGCGGTCTAGTAGCAAATTCCTATCCCTGGATTGGCCTGTTCAGAGATGCCTGGGTGTGGTCAGATAGCAGCAGCTCCTCCTTTCGCTACTGGGCCCGTGGAGAACCCAACTTTGGTGACTCTCAAAATCAATACTGCGCACGGATTAAGACCAGTGGGCTGTGGAATGATGAAGACTGCGACAGTGACGCTAACTTCATCTGTTATGAAG ACAagctggttctggttcgtgagaACAAGACCTGGATGGAGGCTATGCAGTACTGCAGACAGCACCATGTGGACCTGGTGTCTGTGACCTCTGAGAAGATCCAGcgctgggtggaggggtgggccaAAGGAGCCTCATCTCCCCACGTGTGGCTGGGCCTGCGCTACCACCGCAGCTTTGGCTTCTGGTTCTGGGTCAGTGGATACTCTGTCTGCTACGACAACTTCGCCTCAGATGTAGACCGGATGCCGGGCTGGGACATCGCTGTGGCAGCAGTCAGAAAAGACGGGGGCCAGTGGGTTAGCTTTCAAGAGACCAAGCAACTCAACTTCATCTGCACCGATGATGAGGAGT TTCTATAG